Proteins encoded in a region of the Misgurnus anguillicaudatus chromosome 9, ASM2758022v2, whole genome shotgun sequence genome:
- the LOC129423865 gene encoding sialidase-3 isoform X1 has translation MDSKTHSGTKSRPFQVTTLFKQEEKCSDSGQVTYRIPSLIYISDNQTYLAFAEKRKTADDTDADVLVMRKGMWKDGEVEWDNNHEVLTSACLPNHRSMNPCPVYEKRTKTLFLFFISVPFGVSEKAQIKKNKNQARLCYVTSKDTGETWSRITDLTTDVIGDQVKTWATFAVGPGHGIQMRSGRLIIPAYVYHCHLDHKPTPYAFAFYSDDCGSTWHVGERLADESCECEMAEIIDHDGTSHLYCNARSTSGHRVEALVEEAFDKPSSACKLTETGYGCQGSVLSFAPDQGSENTWLLYCHPTNPRQRRSLGVYLNKSPLDASGWVDQKMIIHHGPSGYSDLAHCGDGEHFACLIECGEKSEVEQLAFVIFKLSDVIQAKNTE, from the exons ATGGACAGTAAAACACATTCAGGAACCAAATCGAGACCCTTTCAAGTAACAACATTATTCAAACAGGAAGAGAAGTGTTCGGATTCTGGACAGGTGACCTATAGAATTCCATCTCTCATTTATATCAGTGACAATCAAACCTACCTTGCCTTTGCTGAGAAACGAAAAACAGCAGATGATACAGATGCTGATGTCCTGGTGATGAGAAAAGGAATGTGGAAGGATGGAGAGGTTGAG tGGGATAATAACCATGAAGTGCTCACTTCGGCTTGCCTACCAAACCACCGCAGCATGAATCCATGTCCGGTCTATGAGAAAAGAACCAAGACCCTGTTCTTGTTTTTCATCTCAGTTCCATTTGGAGTTTCTGAGAAAGcccaaataaagaaaaataaaaaccagGCACGTCTTTGTTATGTAACCAGCAAGGACACGGGCGAAACCTGGAGCCGTATCACAGATTTAACAACAGATGTGATCGGTGACCAGGTCAAGACCTGGGCTACCTTTGCAGTTGGCCCAGGGCATGGTATCCAAATGCGGAGTGGGAGATTGATTATTCCGGCCTATGTGTATCATTGCCACTTAGATCATAAGCCCACACCTTATGCTTTTGCATTTTACAGTGATGACTGCGGAAGCACTTGGCATGTTGGAGAACGATTGGCTGATGAGTCTTGTGAGTGTGAGATGGCTGAGATCATAGACCATGACGGTACGAGCCATCTGTACTGCAATGCTCGTAGTACGTCCGGCCACAGAGTTGAGGCTCTGGTTGAAGAAGCTTTCGACAAACCTTCATCTGCATGTAAGCTGACTGAGACCGGATATGGTTGCCAGGGCAGCGTGTTAAGTTTTGCCCCTGATCAAGGATCGGAAAACACATGGCTGCTCTACTGCCATCCAACCAATCCACGGCAGAGAAGGTCCCTTGGGGTCTACTTGAATAAATCTCCATTGGATGCATCAGGATGGGTAGATCAAAAAATGATAATCCATCATGGTCCCAGTGGATACTCGGATCTGGCTCATTGTGGAGATGGAGAACATTTTGCCTGTCTTATAGAGTGTGGAGAAAAAAGTGAGGTCGAACAGTTGGCCTTTGTTATTTTTAAGCTTTCTGATGTCATTCAAGCCAAGAATACTGaatga
- the LOC129423865 gene encoding sialidase-3 isoform X2: MRKGMWKDGEVEWDNNHEVLTSACLPNHRSMNPCPVYEKRTKTLFLFFISVPFGVSEKAQIKKNKNQARLCYVTSKDTGETWSRITDLTTDVIGDQVKTWATFAVGPGHGIQMRSGRLIIPAYVYHCHLDHKPTPYAFAFYSDDCGSTWHVGERLADESCECEMAEIIDHDGTSHLYCNARSTSGHRVEALVEEAFDKPSSACKLTETGYGCQGSVLSFAPDQGSENTWLLYCHPTNPRQRRSLGVYLNKSPLDASGWVDQKMIIHHGPSGYSDLAHCGDGEHFACLIECGEKSEVEQLAFVIFKLSDVIQAKNTE; the protein is encoded by the exons ATGAGAAAAGGAATGTGGAAGGATGGAGAGGTTGAG tGGGATAATAACCATGAAGTGCTCACTTCGGCTTGCCTACCAAACCACCGCAGCATGAATCCATGTCCGGTCTATGAGAAAAGAACCAAGACCCTGTTCTTGTTTTTCATCTCAGTTCCATTTGGAGTTTCTGAGAAAGcccaaataaagaaaaataaaaaccagGCACGTCTTTGTTATGTAACCAGCAAGGACACGGGCGAAACCTGGAGCCGTATCACAGATTTAACAACAGATGTGATCGGTGACCAGGTCAAGACCTGGGCTACCTTTGCAGTTGGCCCAGGGCATGGTATCCAAATGCGGAGTGGGAGATTGATTATTCCGGCCTATGTGTATCATTGCCACTTAGATCATAAGCCCACACCTTATGCTTTTGCATTTTACAGTGATGACTGCGGAAGCACTTGGCATGTTGGAGAACGATTGGCTGATGAGTCTTGTGAGTGTGAGATGGCTGAGATCATAGACCATGACGGTACGAGCCATCTGTACTGCAATGCTCGTAGTACGTCCGGCCACAGAGTTGAGGCTCTGGTTGAAGAAGCTTTCGACAAACCTTCATCTGCATGTAAGCTGACTGAGACCGGATATGGTTGCCAGGGCAGCGTGTTAAGTTTTGCCCCTGATCAAGGATCGGAAAACACATGGCTGCTCTACTGCCATCCAACCAATCCACGGCAGAGAAGGTCCCTTGGGGTCTACTTGAATAAATCTCCATTGGATGCATCAGGATGGGTAGATCAAAAAATGATAATCCATCATGGTCCCAGTGGATACTCGGATCTGGCTCATTGTGGAGATGGAGAACATTTTGCCTGTCTTATAGAGTGTGGAGAAAAAAGTGAGGTCGAACAGTTGGCCTTTGTTATTTTTAAGCTTTCTGATGTCATTCAAGCCAAGAATACTGaatga
- the neu3.1 gene encoding sialidase-3.1 yields the protein MIDSMASKSYPEFHQTQPAQTSLFRQQKNGPTYRIPALIYISDAQTFLAFAEERSTPRDSDAKVLVMRRGSLQNGSIQWSPVQTLSSACLPDHRTMNPCPVYERKSKTVFLFFVCILGNTTEESQIVTGRNQAHLCYVTSTDYGLSWSKTTDLTNSVIGDEITNWATFAVGPGHGIQMKTGRLIIPAYVYYIHYRCFPFHFPLYVKPHALSFYSDDCGITWNVGEKIRMSSCECEMAEILDHADQSHLYCNARSMRGHRVEALSQSNGAAFDKPHFAEKLVEAHFGCQGSVLSFPVPESSGGEGKKQNDSSTQFDTKTWLVYSHPTDKKKRKDLGVYLNKTPFSTNGWSRPWIINKGPSGYSDMTQYGQNFACLMECGEKSEIEEIAFVEFKLSDIICACDV from the exons ATGATTGACAGCATGGCATCTAAAAGCTACCCAGAATTCCACCAGACTCAACCTGCACAGACATCATTATTCAGACAGCAGAAGAATGGTCCAACATACAGAATACCGGCTCTTATCTACATAAGTGACGCTCAGACATTTCTTGCCTTTGCTGAAGAACGCAGCACTCCACGTGACAGTGATGCAAAGGTGTTGGTCATGAGGAGGGGATCACTTCAAAATGGATCCATTCAA TGGTCTCCTGTTCAAACACTCTCCTCAGCCTGTTTGCCGGACCATCGCACTATGAATCCTTGTCCAGTCTATGAGAGGAAATCCAAAACCGTCTTTCTGTTCTTCGTCTGCATATTGGGTAATACCACAGAAGAAAGTCAGATTGTTACTGGTAGGAACCAAGCCCATCTGTGTTACGTCACTAGTACAGACTATGGCCTAAGCTGGAGCAAGACGACGGATTTAACAAACAGTGTGATTGGAGATGAGATTACTAATTGGGCTACTTTTGCAGTCGGACCAGGACACGGCATTCAGATGAAAACCGGAAGATTAATCATCCCAGCATATGTGTATTATATTCATTACAGATGTTTCCCCTTCCATTTCCCACTCTATGTTAAGCCTCATGCTTTATCATTCTATAGTGATGACTGTGGCATCACCTGGAACGTGGGGGAGAAAATCCGGATGAGTTCTTGTGAGTGTGAGATGGCTGAGATCCTAGACCATGCTGATCAAAGTCATTTGTACTGCAATGCCCGTAGTATGCGTGGCCACAGAGTAGAGGCTTTAAGTCAGAGCAACGGAGCAGCTTTTGACAAACCTCACTTTGCAGAGAAACTTGTGGAGGCCCATTTCGGTTGTCAGGGTAGCGTACTGAGCTTTCCCGTGCCCGAGTCATCAGGAGGAGAGGGCAAGAAACAAAACGATTCCTCAACACAATTCGACACAAAGACATGGTTAGTCTATTCCCATCCAACTGATAAAAAAAAGAGGAAGGATCTTGGAGTTTACTTGAATAAAACACCATTCAGTACTAATGGTTGGAGCCGGCCATGGATTATCAACAAGGGTCCAAGCGGATACTCAGACATGACGCAGTATGGGCAGAACTTTGCTTGCCTTATGGAGTGTGGAGAGAAAAGTGAGATTGAGGAGATAGCCTTTGTGGAATTTAAACTCAGTGATATAATATGTGCTTGCGATGTGTAA
- the xrra1 gene encoding X-ray radiation resistance-associated protein 1 has translation MTGLGIYKLDNGESYPTQCFPIRTFFHPSNKGAGHWLVAHRNTLEERISKKTKVSHVEVHSGKRPERGGNILDAELLVTLHCVDKPSDLCSVNISYQGLQKARLEGLEEFDNIAYINASDNHLTLEPFSKFPALRELELSLNGLHTVEIHAEDFQKLEVLDLSFNSITCESILNLGLLPHLKVLHLTGNHLQMLPLDMAGPCTCPEEKSTHHDVLLFQTLEVLMLEENRLTSPGVFMSLANLKRLQHLNLQGNFISGVPFLEQMAPLQDAQKTFKPDSMKQKTGNPLLFQDVTINDTSERLSHQKSTTGTSKRKDHECPEDFGQPFPELRHLNLSNNQIAEEEALLPVALFPKLNELVIHSNPLTTQRCGDPPMLTSFLQEQLGIKIRRKKSSDLKQRISPTVNPKRKVKTKIPRVPDNVKDSTLPIEYRLNPGFSASSKRSIEEEDEIAIGHEHFDMASIASETNRNEEPFFVTEIDVPHESDYQKIQEDEKRMVKKHSKVFPEKLAGYEILFDEESEPEMPEISGIQHAVRTLEHTLKNLLVFRDSKANLDRLQKPYIEREKKINNLPPLGPKKSKGDKVKEILTQMKETKTTRKVPLDKVLSGGNNICKKDYEEALTLLKDMQRRYKMAHRESMEQAAHLAIKDI, from the exons ATGACAGGATTGGGGATTTACAAACTGGACAATGGAGAAAGTTACCCTACACAATGTTTCCcaataagaacattttttcaTCCAAGTAATAAAG GTGCCGGACACTGGCTTGTTGCACATAGAAATACATTGGAAGAGAGGATTTCCAAAAAGACCAAAGTTTCACATGTTGAAGTTCACTCGGGGAAAAGACCTGAGCGTGGTGGAAACATTTTAGATGCAGA GCTTCTGGTCACATTGCATTGTGTGGATAAGCCCTCTGACCTCTGTTCTGTCAACATCAGTTATCAGGGTTTGCAAaaa GCCAGACTTGAGGGTTTGGAGGAATTTGATAATATTGCTTACATAAATGCCTCTGATAACCATTTAACTTTAG aacctTTCAGCAAGTTTCCAGCATTAAGGGAATTGGAGCTATCACTAAACGGTCTTCATACTGTGGAGATTCATGCTGAAGATTTTCAGAAATTAGAG GTGTTGGATTTATCCTTTAATAGCATAACATGTGAAAGTATATTAAATCTAGGCCTGTTGCCCCATCTAAAAGTGCTTCATCTAACTGGAAACCATTTGCAAATGCTTCCACTTGATATGGCCGGCCCATGTACCTGTCCTGAAGAAAA aagcaCACACCATGATGTCTTGCTTTTTCAAACTCTGGAGGTGTTAATGCTTGAGGAAAACAGGTTAACTTCTCCTGGTGTCTTCATGAGCCTTGCTAACTTAAAAAG GCTTCAACATTTAAACCTACAAGGAAATTTCATCTCAGGAGTCCCATTCTTGGAACAAATGGCACCTTTACAAGATGCTCAGAAAACCTTTAAACCCGATAGCATGAAGCAGAAAACTGGAAACCCTCTCTTATTTCAGGATGTCACAATAAATG ATACCTCTGAAAGGCTAAGCCATCAAAAATCAaccacaggaacatccaaa CGAAAGGATCATGAATGCCCTGAAGATTTTGGCCAACCTTTCCCAGAACTTCGACATCTGAATTTGTCCAACAATCAG ATAGCAGAGGAAGAGGCATTGTTGCCTGTGGCATTGTTTCCCAAACTCAATGAACTTGTTATTCACTCAAACCCCTTGACAACACAGAGATGTG GTGACCCACCGATGTTAACCAGTTTTCTGCAGGAACAGCTTGGTATTAAGATAAGACGCAAAAAGTCATCTGATCTTAAACAACGCATTAGTCCCACCGTCAATCCTAAACGCAAG gtaaaAACTAAAATTCCAAGAGTGCCAGATAATGTAAAAGATAGTACTCTACCCATAGAGTATAGATTAAACCCCGGATTCAGTGCCTCATCTAAAAGAAGCATTGAAGAGGAAGATGAAATTGCCATAGGCCATGAGCATTTTGACATGGCAAGCATAGCTAGTGAGACAAATCGAAATGAAGAGCCGTTCTTTGTGACAGAG ATTGATGTCCCACATGAATCAGATTACCAAAAGATACAAGAAGATGAGAAGAGAATGGTTAAAAAACATAGTAAAGTATTTCCAGAAAAACTGGCCGGTTATGAAATCTTATTTGATGAAGAATCAGAGCCGGAAATGCCTGAGATTTCTG GAATTCAACATGCCGTCAGGACTTTGGAGCATACGCTCAAGAACCTTCTTGTATTTAGAGATTCTAAAGCAAATCTTGACCGTCTCCAAAAGCCATATattgaaagagagaaaaag ATTAATAATTTGCCACCTCTAGGACCAAAGAAGTCAAAAGGGGATAAGGTTAAGGAAATCCTTACTCAAATGAAGGAGACAAAAACAACAAGAAAAGTTCCCTTAG ACAAAGTCCTCAGTGGAGGGAACAATATTTGTAAGAAAGATTATGAGGAAGCATTGACTTTGCTGAAGGACATGCAGAGGAGATACAAAATGGCCCATCGGGAATCAATGGAACAAGCAGCACATCTTGCGATTAAGGATATCTAA
- the chrdl2 gene encoding chordin-like protein 2 translates to MLIYLKQLLILATMRWFVQGETEAVRQEKMSGVHCTFKEKMYRPGDSWHPYLEPFGFISCMRCTCTESGHVKCSSIKCPVLRCENPVTSSQQCCPRCADEHRTPAGLRAPIKTCRHNGTVYQTGETFTNHELIPSRLSNQCVMCTCTNGNIFCGLKTCQPITCSSPVSVPDTCCLVCKEGTIHSASFWDGGHQLNRGVRHSVDQCAAEQVRGRSVRATPSTLRGLNSRSLNLQTLHLKGSAETTVKILLQRKHQRACVYSGKTYSHGDVWHPVLGKVLECILCTCRDSFQECRRITCPAQYPCQHPIKIEGKCCKICPELKAERNRSECHRGQDNNSLLVYKVESSSGSQSEEVRMIAIERQGSTEVEVQVWKTVEGVLHLMETDDIQKKDLIEHPENYTLLTTMNEDTWRKFKEVEDKHKDFSEIRSCEDGIKEVVKYLNPEQLDSLCAS, encoded by the exons ATGTTGATATacttaaaacaacttttaattttggCCACAATGCGATGGTTTGTTCAGGGTGAAACGGAGGCAGTGCGACAAGAAAAAA TGTCGGGTGTGCATTGCACTTTTAAAGAGAAGATGTATAGGCCAGGAGATAGCTGGCATCCCTATCTGGAGCCCTTTGGATTCATCTCCTGCATGCGCTGTACTTGCACCGAA TCTGGTCATGTGAAATGCAGCAGCATCAAGTGTCCTGTTCTGCGCTGTGAAAATCCAGTGACAAGTTCACAGCAATGCTGCCCTCGTTGTGCAG ATGAGCACAGGACTCCTGCTGGTCTTCGGGCACCAATTAAAACCTGTAGGCATAATGGAACTGTATATCAGACGGGGGAAACATTTACCAATCATGAGTTAATCCCATCTCGCCTGTCCAACCAGTGTGTCATGTGCACTTGTACT AATGGAAATATATTCTGTGGATTGAAAACCTGTCAGCCCATTACATGCTCGTCTCCAGTCTCTGTTCCAGATACTTGCTGCTTGGTTTGCAAAG AGGGTACTATTCATTCTGCATCATTTTGGGATGGAGGACATCAACTGAACAGAGGAGTT AGGCATTCTGTGGATCAGTGTGCAGCAGAACAGGTCAGGGGCCGATCCGTTAGGGCCACACCGTCAACACTGCGGGGCCTCAACTCGAGAAGCCTCAACCTACAGACATTACACCTTAAAGGATCCGCAGAAACCACTGTTAAGATTCTTTTACAGCGCAAACATCAGAGAG CTTGTGTGTACAGTGGCAAGACCTATTCCCATGGTGATGTGTGGCACCCTGTGCTGGGGAAAGTTTTGGAGTGCATTCTGTGCACCTGCAGAGACAGCTTTCAAGAATGCAGGCGCATCACGTGTCCCGCACAATATCCATGCCAACATCCTATAAAGATAGAAGGAAAATGCTGCAAGATCTGTCCAG AGCTAAAAGCAGAGAGGAACAGATCTGAGTGCCACCGCGGTCAGGACAATAACAGTCTGCTGGTGTATAAAGTTGAGTCCTCATCCGGTTCTCAGTCAGAGGAAGTGCGGATGATTGCTATTGAGAGACAAGGGTCCACAGAGGTAGAGGTGCAGGTCTGGAAAACCGTTGAag GTGTTTTGCATCTAATGGAGACAGATGATATTCAGAAAAAAGACCTCATAGAGCATCCAGAAAATTACACCTTACTGACCACGATGAATGaag ACACCTGGAGAAAGTTCAAAGAAGTGGAGGACAAGCATAAAGACTTCAGTGAGATCAGGAGCTGCGAAGACGGGATCAAGGAAGTGGTGAAATACTTAAACCCCGAACAGCTGGACAGCCTTTGTGCTTCTTAG
- the pold3 gene encoding DNA polymerase delta subunit 3: MDDLYLDNIDEFINDHNKIVTYKWLSLTLGVHVNTAKQMLYHYLEKKRTESSKTALHATYLVTGKSVKDGNTCHKVSVVREDKLEAIKAKMDVTISVHVYSVQRAELKDSAPLYSTDYDAVKENMKNCNKYSAIRCAAAVPLSSAELQRAQELASVRPAEKEISKPDPNENTSVSKPSAKRPAGIMGMFAGKSAPKSQESNKEVKTEEKEDSSLVETSKTKPTSKTNPMSNFFGKSAPKKGDEKPSKSIKEEKDGGSTASAAVNTKQSQVSPKSEFGVKEEQPKVSKSLKNESQDTRSKTKRPEVLDSDDENVESQQKKRRRIKKPQPDSSDDDVVPDSPPVPNVQTPSPKKQVKREPVSHQEESSQVKRRKRRRVLKSRTFVDEDGEFVTEKGYVSESYSESEDSEANSQVKDTVLPKQKLGQKEDERKEKSHKKASAAAANKSTKQPSIMGFFQKK, encoded by the exons ATGGATGATCTGTATTTAGACAATATTGACGAATTCATTAATGATCACAATAAGATC GTGACATACAAATGGCTGAGTTTAACTCTTGGGGTCCATGTAAACACAGCCAAACA GATGTTGTATCATTACTTGGAGAAGAAACGCACTGAAAGTTCAAAAACTGCCCTTCATGCCACCTACCTAGTAACTGGCAAGTCTGTCAAAGATGGCAACACG TGTCATAAAGTGTCAGTAGTACGTGAAGACAAGCTTGAAG CTATTAAAGCGAAGATGGACGTTACCATCAGCGTGCATGTGTACAGTGTGCAAAGAGCCGAGCTTAAGGATAGCGCTCCACTTTACAGTACAGATTATGATGCTGTTAAGGAGAATATGAAAAACTGCAACAA GTACAGTGCTATACGTTGTGCTGCAGCGGTCCCCTTGTCTTCTGCAGAGCTGCAGAGAGCTCAGGAGTTGGCTTCAGTTCGTCCAGCTGAAAAGGAAATCAGTAAACCTGACCCGAATGAAAACACTTCTGTCTCTAAACCCAGTGCAAAACGGCCCGCGGGCATCATGGGAATGTTTGCTGGCAAAAGCGCTCCTAAGAGCCAAGAATCTAACAAGGAAGTTAAAACGGAGGAGAAAGAGGATTCTTCCCTA GTTGAAACGTCAAAAACCAAACCAACCTCCAAAACAAACCCCATGAGTAACTTTTTTGGGAAGTCTGCACCGA AAAAGGGGGATGAAAAACCGAGCAAAAGCATCAAAGAAGAGAAAGACGGAGGATCGACGGCATCTGCTGCTGTGAACACGAAACAGTCGCAGGTCTCTCCCAAGTCTGAATTTGGTGTTAAGGAGGAACAGCCTAAGGTGTCCAAATCTTTGAAGAATGAATCCCAAGACACTCGCAG TAAAACAAAACGCCCTGAGGTTCTGGACAGTGATGATGAAAACGTGGAGAGCCAGCAGAAGAAGAGGCGGAGGATAAAGAAGCCTCAGCCAGACAGCAGTGATGATGACG TTGTGCCAGATTCTCCACCTGTGCCTAATGTACAGACTCCCAGCCCTAAAAAACAAGTAAAGAGGGAGCCTGTTTCACACCAAGAA GAGAGCTCACAAGTGAAGAGGAGGAAAAGGAGGCGTGTCTTAAAGTCTCGCACATTTGTTGATGAAGATGGAGAATTCG TGACTGAGAAAGGTTACGTGAGTGAGTCTTACTCTGAGAGTGAAGACTCTGAAGCAAACAGTCAAGTCAAAGACACAGTCTTACCCAAGCAAAAACTTGGACAAAAAGAGGATGAGAGAAAAGAAAAAAGTCACAAGAAAGCTTCAGCAGCAGCAGCTAACAAATCAACGAAACAGCCGTCCATCATGGGATTTTTTCAgaagaagtaa
- the defbl1 gene encoding beta-defensin-like 1 has protein sequence MKPQCILLLALMVILVLHSKVNEAVSFPWGCASISGVCRQGTCLPSELYFGPLGCGKGFQCCVSHFL, from the exons ATGAAACCTCAATGTATACTTCTACTGGCTCTCATGGTCATCTTAGTATTGCACA GCAAGGTGAATGAGGCTGTGTCGTTTCCCTGGGGCTGTGCAAGCATCAGTGGAGTTTGCAGACAAGGAACGTGTCTACCTTCTGAACTTTACTTTGGACCATTAGGCTGTGGCAAGGGATTCCA ATGCTGTGTATCACATTTTCTTTGA
- the LOC129423290 gene encoding olfactory receptor 2K2-like: MDNISSYSFFTLTALNDYSTSSRITIFCFALPGYFLTVFVNLVLISIILLEKILHQPMYIFVCSLCLNELYGATGFYPPFLYYLLMETNVISFGDCVIQSFAIFSYAVGEFTNLTVMAFDRYLAICRPLYYHTIMTSVTVWRLLTFIWMFPCLTALVMLLMTLRFPLCMNQIDKLYCETWILERLACQVDIAQFVMSGIFACINNTMICFVFCSYIKIIIACKHSVQNHNKFMTTCLPHLVALLNYVLWSLINVSYVRFGSSILPQAFKNFMSVSYVVVPPLVNPIIYGIVLTPIRTKIIYALQKLRRKDKAEQEI; this comes from the coding sequence ATGGACAACATCTCCTCCTATTCGTTTTTCACTCTAACAGCTTTGAATGACTACAGCACATCCAGCCGGATCACTATATTCTGTTTTGCACTACCAGGATATTTCTTGACTGTTTTTGTCAATTTAGTCTTAATTTCTATCATTCTTCTGGAGAAAATTCTTCACCAGCCCATGTACATCTTTGTGTGTAGTTTATGTTTAAATGAATTATATGGTGCCACAGGATTTTATCCCCCCTTTCTATATTATTTACTTATGGAAACAAATGTCATTTCTTTTGGAGATTGTGTTATCCAAAGTTTTGCCATTTTTAGTTATGCAGTAGGTGAGTTTACTAATCTGACTGTAATGGCGTTTGATAGGTATTTAGCAATATGTCGACCGCTTTACTATCACACTATAATGACATCTGTCACTGTTTGGAGACTGCTGACTTTTATTTGGATGTTTCCTTGCCTTACTGCATTAGTGATGCTTCTGATGACTCTCAGGTTTCCATTATGCATGAATCagatagacaaattatactgtGAGACGTGGATCTTAGAGAGGCTTGCGTGTCAAGTCGATATTGCTCAGTTCGTGATGAGTGGAATATTTGCATGTATTAATAATACTAtgatttgttttgtgttttgttcctatataaaaataataatcgcTTGTAAGCACTCTGTACAAAATCACAACAAGTTCATGACTACCTGTTTACCACATTTGGTTGCTTTATTGAACTATGTGCTGTGGTCTCTTATTAATGTGTCATATGTTCGGTTTGGAAGCAGCATTCTGCCTCAGGCTTTTAAAAACTTTATGTCAGTTTCCTATGTGGTTGTTCCTCCTCTTGTCAATCCCATAATCTATGGAATAGTATTAACTCCTATTAGAACTAAAATAATCTATGCACTACAAAAATTAAGAAGAAAAGATAAGGCAGAACAAGAAATTTGA